In Phormidium yuhuli AB48, one genomic interval encodes:
- a CDS encoding (Fe-S)-binding protein yields the protein MTSIPAKESNFLGQNPHLGDLTANETGFDSQHPPKQDLIDTCVHCGFCLSTCPSYRVIGKEMDSPRGRIYMMDAINKGDADLKPATSQHFDSCLGCLACVTTCPSGVEYDKLISATRPQVERNVPRSLGDRLLRSLIFNLFPYPNRLRPLLYPLLVYQKSGLRQLVRSTGLLNRVFPRLGAMEGILPEIDPKALKADFPTRIPPQGTQRYRVGMILGCVQRLFFDPVNGATARVLTANGCELIIPKTQGCCGALPAHQGQEAQAQAIARQMIDSFEGSDVDYIIINAAGCGHTLKEYGHILQDDPTYRHKAQAFASQVRDVNEFLIEVGVTAPLHPLTDGELAIAYQDACHLIHGQKISAQPRQLLRQIPQVTLRESQDAALCCGSAGVYNMLQPEVADELGQLKVDNLSHTGADIIVSANPGCSLQIQKHLQLQGRQTPLYHPMQLLDYAIRGERLPSA from the coding sequence ATGACCTCCATACCCGCCAAAGAAAGCAACTTCCTAGGACAAAATCCCCATCTCGGGGACCTCACCGCCAACGAAACGGGATTTGACAGTCAACATCCCCCGAAACAGGACTTAATTGATACCTGTGTTCACTGTGGCTTTTGTCTGTCCACCTGTCCGAGTTATCGCGTTATTGGCAAAGAGATGGACTCCCCCCGAGGACGCATCTACATGATGGATGCTATCAATAAGGGGGACGCAGACCTGAAGCCAGCCACCAGTCAACATTTTGATTCCTGTCTCGGCTGTCTAGCCTGTGTCACCACTTGCCCCTCAGGGGTGGAATACGACAAATTGATTTCCGCAACTCGTCCTCAAGTGGAACGGAATGTCCCCCGTTCCTTGGGCGATCGCCTACTGCGGTCTCTGATTTTTAACCTTTTCCCCTATCCCAATCGCCTACGACCCCTGTTATATCCCCTACTGGTGTATCAAAAATCCGGTCTACGTCAGTTAGTGCGTTCTACGGGTCTGTTAAACCGTGTTTTTCCCCGGTTAGGGGCCATGGAAGGGATTTTACCGGAGATTGACCCCAAGGCCCTCAAGGCTGATTTTCCCACCCGGATTCCCCCTCAGGGGACTCAACGCTATCGCGTGGGGATGATTCTCGGCTGTGTGCAACGGCTATTTTTTGACCCTGTTAATGGGGCTACAGCGCGAGTTTTGACGGCAAATGGCTGCGAACTCATTATTCCCAAGACCCAGGGCTGTTGTGGGGCATTACCGGCTCATCAGGGACAAGAAGCCCAAGCCCAGGCGATCGCCCGTCAGATGATTGATAGCTTTGAAGGCAGCGATGTGGACTACATCATCATTAACGCCGCTGGCTGTGGTCATACCCTCAAGGAGTATGGACATATCCTACAAGATGACCCCACCTATCGCCATAAGGCCCAAGCCTTTGCCAGTCAGGTTCGGGATGTGAATGAGTTTCTCATCGAGGTGGGGGTTACCGCTCCCCTGCATCCCCTGACGGACGGCGAGTTGGCGATCGCCTATCAAGATGCCTGTCATCTGATTCACGGGCAAAAAATTAGTGCCCAACCCCGGCAACTGCTGCGGCAAATTCCCCAAGTGACTCTGCGGGAATCCCAAGATGCCGCCCTCTGTTGTGGCAGTGCCGGAGTTTACAATATGCTGCAACCGGAGGTGGCCGATGAGCTGGGACAACTCAAAGTCGACAACCTCAGCCATACCGGGGCCGACATCATTGTTTCCGCCAACCCCGGCTGTTCCCTGCAAATCCAGAAACACTTGCAACTCCAGGGGCGACAGACACCTCTCTATCACCCCATGCAATTGCTCGATTACGCTATTCGAGGTGAACGGCTCCCCTCAGCTTAA
- a CDS encoding type IV pilin-like G/H family protein, with protein MTLLSGFVSRCTLMVLLTTGVMLSPGGRVLSHGTSVPSQPRLAQAESPSDFGEALLGKWFSPSALGGEPLTFIFTEAGVLHFIVTLPRGRTVSQEFGYEVSNGSPNAVDLILPNGDRVATIAEITDSGILRFQIEGTQPGSPRPNDFDENVAEFERVSTSTELPARLVEANALDILIDISRAQRTHYLEFREFADSTEPLNSQPVPLETDDYRIEIETSQGSGHQVRITATAKREDLRSFTSGVFMVPNERGLEVSLVGICRSDEPQLTAPAMPIPPETSEGTVTCAPGSHLMER; from the coding sequence ATGACCTTGTTATCCGGCTTTGTCTCTCGTTGCACCCTAATGGTTCTCTTGACAACGGGGGTCATGCTCTCCCCGGGGGGAAGGGTATTATCCCATGGGACTTCAGTTCCATCCCAACCGCGTCTGGCCCAGGCGGAGTCGCCCTCAGACTTTGGTGAGGCCCTTCTGGGAAAATGGTTTTCTCCCTCGGCCCTGGGTGGGGAACCCCTGACATTTATTTTTACTGAGGCGGGGGTTCTTCATTTTATTGTCACTCTCCCCAGGGGACGCACGGTGTCCCAGGAATTCGGCTATGAGGTGAGCAACGGTTCCCCCAATGCCGTTGATTTGATTCTCCCCAATGGCGATCGCGTGGCCACCATTGCCGAAATCACGGACTCGGGAATATTACGCTTTCAAATCGAGGGGACTCAACCCGGTTCACCCCGGCCCAATGACTTTGATGAAAATGTGGCTGAGTTTGAGCGAGTCTCCACATCCACGGAATTGCCCGCCCGTCTTGTGGAAGCCAACGCCTTAGATATTTTGATTGATATTAGTCGGGCCCAACGAACCCATTATTTGGAATTCCGGGAGTTTGCTGATTCCACGGAACCTCTTAATTCTCAGCCGGTTCCCCTGGAGACGGATGATTATCGCATCGAGATTGAAACCAGCCAGGGTAGTGGTCACCAGGTTCGCATCACCGCCACGGCGAAGCGAGAAGATTTACGCAGCTTTACCAGTGGCGTGTTTATGGTCCCCAATGAACGGGGTCTGGAGGTGTCTCTCGTGGGAATCTGTCGCAGTGATGAGCCGCAGTTGACGGCCCCCGCTATGCCAATCCCCCCTGAAACGTCAGAGGGGACGGTGACGTGCGCTCCGGGGTCCCATTTAATGGAACGTTAG
- a CDS encoding FHA domain-containing protein — translation MITLTLLHPHQSIPLKRWTFEDDIVVRIGRAPDNHVVLYSAVVSRYHLELHCDDKRQWYLVNLGTNGTYLEDSPIEEIPATDGSIVRLARTGPQIQLHVSKPPPVSPAQKLLKHLQDRGTPDEDTTSEESFPPATQVVQESSPEVSSD, via the coding sequence GTGATTACTCTAACCCTCCTCCACCCCCACCAATCGATCCCGCTCAAACGCTGGACGTTTGAGGATGACATTGTTGTTCGTATTGGTCGTGCTCCAGATAACCATGTTGTCCTGTACAGTGCTGTCGTCTCTCGCTATCATCTGGAACTTCATTGTGATGATAAACGTCAGTGGTACCTCGTGAATCTAGGGACGAATGGAACCTATCTTGAGGATTCTCCCATTGAGGAAATCCCCGCCACTGACGGCTCAATTGTCCGCCTGGCTCGGACGGGTCCCCAGATTCAACTCCATGTGAGTAAGCCGCCACCGGTGTCTCCAGCACAGAAGTTGCTCAAACACCTGCAAGATCGAGGAACCCCGGATGAAGATACCACCAGTGAGGAGTCTTTCCCCCCAGCAACACAGGTGGTGCAGGAGTCATCCCCAGAAGTGTCCTCCGACTGA
- a CDS encoding FHA domain-containing protein translates to MLSLMIVCPHCDHVNPTGTLECGSCHTPLAVDATTLTLPGVDSATVSQAPIAQLLHQQSQRQIALPRQFTRFRLGKANPRIPPDLDVSGFANAQIVSRVHAEIQQEGQTYYVEDLGSSNGTYINHMLLPQGKRHLLQGGDRIALGKGDLMTFIVQFTELDRD, encoded by the coding sequence GTGCTGAGTTTGATGATTGTTTGTCCCCACTGTGATCATGTCAACCCAACGGGAACCCTGGAGTGTGGCTCCTGTCATACTCCTTTAGCGGTTGATGCCACAACCCTAACCCTCCCCGGCGTTGACTCAGCAACCGTCTCACAAGCCCCCATCGCACAATTGCTTCATCAGCAAAGCCAACGCCAGATTGCTTTACCCCGGCAATTTACAAGGTTTCGCTTGGGAAAAGCCAATCCTCGTATTCCTCCTGATTTGGATGTATCGGGCTTTGCCAACGCTCAAATAGTCTCGCGGGTTCATGCAGAAATTCAACAGGAGGGGCAAACCTATTATGTTGAAGATCTTGGCAGTTCCAACGGGACGTATATTAACCATATGCTCCTACCTCAAGGAAAACGTCACCTACTTCAAGGGGGCGATCGCATTGCTCTTGGAAAAGGAGATTTAATGACCTTTATCGTTCAGTTCACCGAATTAGACCGTGATTAA
- the pgl gene encoding 6-phosphogluconolactonase: MTQHIEVLPDKTALVQRSTALIVEKIQTAIAQRGTCTIALSGGSTPKPIYEAIARHDLPWDQLHIFWGDERYVPPDHPDSNQRMAREAWLDQVALPPGNIHPMPTGSQDPETDADCYDQQLKTFFNLESDVFPCFDIMLLGMGDDGHTASLFPHTEALEICDRRVTVGNKDGDPRITLTVPVINLSRTIVFAIAGENKQGALAQVFASEGDEYTYPSRLIQPVDGEIWWLLDGEAGAQVTATVS; encoded by the coding sequence ATGACTCAGCATATTGAAGTTCTCCCGGATAAAACTGCTCTAGTGCAGCGTAGTACGGCTCTCATTGTCGAGAAAATTCAGACCGCCATCGCCCAGCGGGGGACTTGTACCATTGCCCTATCGGGGGGTAGCACTCCTAAACCCATTTACGAGGCCATTGCTCGCCATGACCTACCCTGGGACCAACTCCATATCTTCTGGGGGGATGAACGCTACGTTCCCCCAGATCATCCTGACAGTAATCAACGTATGGCTCGGGAAGCTTGGCTAGACCAGGTTGCCCTCCCCCCGGGGAACATTCATCCGATGCCCACCGGTAGCCAAGACCCAGAAACCGATGCAGACTGCTACGACCAGCAATTAAAAACATTTTTTAACCTAGAGTCTGACGTGTTTCCCTGTTTCGATATTATGCTGTTGGGTATGGGGGATGATGGCCATACCGCCTCGTTGTTCCCTCATACCGAGGCCTTAGAAATTTGCGATCGCAGGGTGACTGTAGGGAACAAAGACGGAGACCCTCGCATCACCCTTACTGTTCCCGTCATTAACCTCTCCCGCACGATTGTCTTCGCCATTGCCGGAGAAAATAAACAAGGGGCCCTCGCTCAAGTCTTCGCCTCAGAGGGAGATGAATACACCTATCCCTCGCGATTGATTCAACCCGTCGATGGCGAGATTTGGTGGTTACTCGATGGGGAGGCGGGAGCCCAGGTAACGGCCACTGTCAGCTAA
- a CDS encoding lysophospholipid acyltransferase family protein → MIQDREPGYNLALYHLFKWSVVSPLFYSYFRGRVYGVENVPKSGPLLVASNHASYFDPPMISCAVERPVAYMAKEELFKNPIFAKAIRLYGAYPVKRKAADHNAIRSALEYLDKGWATGVFLSGTRTRDGRIPNPKPGAVLIAAKAQVPILPVSLWGTEAIFQGSSKPRSVPVTIRIGEPVNPPQSGDREGLEAVTQHCREVIESLHDLGR, encoded by the coding sequence ATGATTCAAGACCGCGAACCCGGCTATAACCTAGCCTTATATCATCTTTTTAAATGGTCAGTGGTCAGTCCACTGTTCTATAGCTACTTCCGAGGACGGGTGTATGGAGTGGAGAATGTCCCCAAATCCGGACCCCTCTTGGTTGCAAGCAATCATGCCAGTTATTTTGACCCCCCCATGATTTCTTGTGCTGTGGAGCGTCCCGTGGCCTATATGGCAAAAGAAGAACTTTTTAAAAATCCCATTTTTGCCAAAGCCATTCGTCTTTATGGGGCTTATCCTGTAAAACGTAAAGCGGCCGATCATAATGCGATTCGTTCCGCCTTGGAGTATTTAGACAAAGGTTGGGCCACTGGGGTGTTTCTCTCCGGAACCCGTACCCGTGATGGTCGCATTCCTAACCCTAAGCCGGGTGCTGTCTTGATTGCGGCCAAGGCTCAAGTTCCCATCTTACCCGTCTCCCTTTGGGGAACAGAGGCGATTTTTCAAGGATCCTCCAAGCCGCGATCCGTTCCCGTCACGATTCGTATTGGAGAACCTGTGAACCCCCCGCAATCGGGCGATCGCGAGGGGTTGGAAGCGGTGACTCAACACTGTAGAGAGGTGATTGAGTCACTACATGATCTGGGTCGTTAA
- the fabD gene encoding ACP S-malonyltransferase: MKTAWVFPGQGSQAVGMGVDLAALPEVAERFQQAEAILGWSVVQTCETGENLSETRYTQPCLYTVECALVDLLRDRGVSQPDLVAGHSLGEYVALYAAGVLDFETGLKLVKRRGELMSQASEGQMTALMKFDRPQLEDAIAKTEGVVLANDNSPLQVVISGTEAAIAQILSQVKVRRSVPLDVSGAFHSPLMEPAAAEFQTLLEPIDFKEATIPVLSNVDPSPETSAAALKTRLQQQMTGSVRWREIVLSLPDLGIEQVLEVGPGKVLSGLVGRTVKELNCLNVGTVAELDHLTESSL; this comes from the coding sequence ATGAAAACCGCTTGGGTGTTTCCCGGACAAGGATCGCAGGCCGTCGGAATGGGGGTTGACTTAGCCGCCCTCCCGGAAGTAGCAGAGAGATTTCAGCAGGCCGAGGCCATTTTAGGCTGGTCGGTTGTGCAAACCTGTGAAACCGGGGAGAATCTCTCAGAGACTCGTTATACCCAACCCTGTCTCTACACCGTGGAATGCGCCTTAGTGGATCTGTTGCGCGATCGCGGCGTTAGCCAACCCGATCTAGTCGCCGGTCATAGTTTAGGAGAATATGTCGCCCTCTATGCCGCCGGAGTCTTGGACTTTGAAACGGGCCTAAAACTGGTGAAACGTCGTGGCGAACTGATGAGTCAGGCCAGCGAAGGACAGATGACGGCGTTAATGAAGTTCGATCGCCCCCAACTCGAAGACGCGATCGCCAAAACCGAGGGAGTTGTCCTGGCCAATGATAACAGTCCCCTCCAGGTGGTCATTTCCGGCACCGAGGCCGCGATCGCCCAAATCTTATCCCAAGTCAAAGTCCGTCGCAGCGTTCCCCTAGACGTCTCCGGGGCCTTCCACTCCCCCCTCATGGAACCCGCCGCCGCCGAGTTCCAAACCCTCCTCGAACCCATCGACTTCAAAGAAGCAACCATCCCCGTTCTTTCCAACGTCGATCCCAGCCCCGAAACCTCCGCCGCTGCCCTAAAAACCCGTCTACAGCAGCAAATGACCGGTTCCGTCCGTTGGCGAGAAATCGTCTTAAGTTTACCCGACCTAGGCATTGAACAGGTATTAGAAGTCGGGCCCGGCAAAGTCCTATCCGGATTAGTCGGACGCACCGTCAAAGAGTTAAACTGTCTCAACGTAGGAACCGTAGCTGAGTTAGACCACCTAACCGAATCATCCCTGTAA
- a CDS encoding beta-ketoacyl-ACP synthase III yields MTILGLELTGCGGVAPDAVLDNETLMQMVETSDEWIRSRTGIRQRRLTPPSQSLGELAAQAGTQALEMAGVAPSELDLIVLATSTADDLFGSASWVQHRLNAPQAVAFDLTAACSGFLFAMVTAAQFLRTGVYRNVLVIGADVLSRWVDWNDRRTCVLFGDGAGAVVLQAREVGDRLLGFEMRSDGSQNNCLTLGYQPQEQVLTPEISVSQGHYGTIAMNGPEVYKFAVKKVPEAVEKALFRSGLTTEDVDWLLLHQANQRILDAVAKRLKIPAEKVLTNLSKYGNTSAASIPLALNEAVRSQQIQPGDTIAASGFGAGLTWGSAVFRWGRFEA; encoded by the coding sequence ATGACAATCTTGGGACTTGAATTAACGGGCTGTGGCGGTGTGGCTCCCGATGCGGTCTTGGATAATGAAACGCTGATGCAGATGGTGGAGACCTCTGATGAGTGGATTCGCTCCCGTACGGGAATTCGCCAACGTCGTCTGACTCCCCCCTCTCAGTCCTTGGGAGAGTTAGCTGCTCAAGCCGGAACTCAGGCTCTGGAGATGGCGGGCGTAGCACCGAGCGAGTTAGATTTAATCGTGTTGGCCACCTCCACAGCCGATGATTTGTTTGGGAGTGCTAGTTGGGTGCAACATCGCTTGAATGCTCCCCAGGCGGTGGCGTTTGATTTGACGGCAGCCTGTTCTGGGTTCCTGTTTGCTATGGTGACGGCGGCTCAGTTTCTCCGCACCGGGGTCTATCGCAATGTTCTGGTGATTGGTGCTGATGTCCTCTCGCGCTGGGTGGATTGGAACGATCGCCGCACCTGTGTCTTGTTTGGCGATGGGGCCGGCGCGGTGGTGTTGCAGGCCCGAGAAGTGGGCGATCGCCTCCTCGGTTTCGAGATGCGCTCAGATGGCTCTCAGAACAACTGTCTGACCCTAGGCTATCAACCCCAAGAACAGGTCCTCACCCCTGAGATTTCTGTGTCCCAAGGCCACTATGGAACCATCGCCATGAATGGCCCGGAAGTCTATAAGTTTGCCGTTAAGAAAGTCCCCGAAGCCGTCGAAAAAGCCCTCTTCCGCTCAGGACTGACCACAGAGGATGTGGATTGGTTACTCCTCCATCAAGCCAATCAACGGATTCTCGATGCGGTGGCCAAACGCCTTAAAATTCCTGCGGAAAAAGTATTGACAAACTTATCAAAATATGGTAACACGTCGGCAGCGTCAATTCCTTTAGCCTTAAACGAGGCCGTGCGATCGCAACAAATCCAGCCCGGCGACACCATTGCCGCCTCAGGGTTTGGGGCCGGGTTAACCTGGGGGTCAGCGGTATTCCGTTGGGGACGCTTTGAGGCGTAA
- the plsX gene encoding phosphate acyltransferase PlsX: MALNRARIAVDAMGGDYAPDEIVAGALQAQDELGAEVLLVGDPAAIEASLQRHDRSSDEVQIIASEGAVEMHEEALTGIKRKPNASINVAMNLVKQGEADGVVSAGHSGASMASALLRLGRLAGIDRPAIGAVFPTMNPNKSVLLLDVGAIVDCRPKFLEQFALLGTVYSQYVLGRDEPRVGLLNIGEEACKGNELALRTYELLQNNPRIPFVGNAEGRDVLSGDFDVIVCDGFVGNVLLKFAEAVGNILLQLCQDELLQGLDERDLDHVMPNLKRLKQRIDYVEHGGGLLLGVAGVCVIGHGSSHAMTIFNAVRLAKEAVDNRVIERIQEKHLVEQ; the protein is encoded by the coding sequence ATGGCATTGAACAGGGCAAGGATTGCAGTAGACGCGATGGGCGGTGATTATGCCCCGGATGAGATTGTAGCTGGGGCGTTACAGGCGCAAGATGAATTGGGAGCCGAGGTGCTGCTTGTTGGCGATCCCGCCGCCATCGAGGCCTCGTTGCAACGGCACGATCGCAGCTCTGATGAGGTGCAAATTATCGCCTCTGAGGGTGCGGTGGAAATGCACGAAGAAGCACTGACGGGCATTAAACGCAAACCCAACGCCTCCATCAATGTGGCCATGAATCTGGTTAAGCAGGGAGAGGCTGACGGCGTCGTCTCCGCTGGACATTCTGGGGCGTCCATGGCGTCGGCCTTGTTGCGCTTAGGCCGCTTAGCTGGTATAGACCGCCCAGCCATTGGGGCCGTCTTCCCCACCATGAATCCTAATAAGTCAGTTCTCCTGTTGGATGTGGGGGCGATCGTGGATTGTCGGCCCAAATTCTTGGAACAGTTTGCCCTCCTGGGGACGGTATACAGTCAATATGTTCTGGGACGGGACGAACCCCGAGTGGGACTGCTCAATATCGGCGAAGAGGCTTGTAAAGGCAACGAACTGGCTCTGCGCACCTATGAGTTATTACAAAACAATCCCCGTATTCCCTTTGTGGGCAATGCCGAAGGCCGAGATGTCTTATCTGGGGATTTCGATGTCATCGTCTGTGATGGCTTTGTGGGCAATGTCCTGCTCAAGTTTGCCGAAGCCGTGGGCAATATCCTCCTGCAACTCTGTCAAGATGAGTTATTGCAAGGTCTGGATGAGCGGGATTTAGACCATGTCATGCCCAACCTTAAACGCCTGAAACAACGCATTGATTACGTCGAACATGGCGGTGGCTTACTCTTAGGCGTGGCTGGGGTTTGTGTGATTGGCCATGGAAGTTCTCACGCCATGACCATTTTTAATGCCGTCCGTTTAGCCAAAGAAGCGGTGGATAATCGCGTCATCGAACGAATCCAGGAGAAACATCTGGTGGAACAATAG
- a CDS encoding D-alanyl-D-alanine carboxypeptidase, which produces MGRAGIAMLSLVSSGVLALWLDVTGILPPPSEVSIPLLEAPGLVLSLEADGEAQALIDNYLTALEAQGMMAERQGIWLQAGLEELASHQGTLPRSAASVTKVATTLVALDTWDWQQQTVTEISATGPIVDGVLEGHLIIRGGDDVLWVWEEAIALAVTLQELGIEAVAGDLILENQPWFNFRQESERVGEAFRLSFDARRWTPRLQRAHEGMTAGTPRPQLEIRGEVRRLGDSQTDEENGENGEVARVTEPLPSRVTLVRHHSLPLLSWLKVMNVHSNNVMADYLGEKLGGGARVAQRAAQLAAVPEAEIQLINGSGLGQENRVSPRASVALLGAIHRRLARRGLTLADLFPVFGLDGGTMEDRGMPKGATVKTGTLWNVSALVGAVPTRDRGLVWFALLNGGDAYTLPFRRQQDEFLHQIQEQWGQGPQMRALRAAYPPPRFGDGDRLEVLAPSALGASQSTGPYPLARQAE; this is translated from the coding sequence ATGGGTCGCGCGGGAATCGCCATGTTGAGTTTAGTGAGTTCGGGGGTGCTAGCCCTCTGGTTGGACGTTACGGGGATTCTTCCCCCCCCGTCCGAGGTGAGTATTCCTCTGTTGGAAGCGCCAGGGCTGGTGTTGTCTCTGGAGGCTGATGGGGAGGCGCAGGCTCTGATTGATAATTATTTGACGGCGCTGGAGGCCCAGGGGATGATGGCGGAACGGCAGGGAATTTGGCTACAGGCGGGCCTGGAAGAGTTGGCCTCCCATCAAGGAACCTTACCCCGTTCAGCGGCCTCAGTGACGAAGGTGGCGACGACCTTGGTGGCTCTGGATACTTGGGATTGGCAACAACAGACGGTCACGGAGATTAGTGCGACGGGCCCGATTGTGGATGGGGTGTTGGAGGGACATTTAATTATTCGCGGGGGCGATGATGTTTTGTGGGTTTGGGAGGAGGCGATCGCCCTGGCGGTGACGTTGCAGGAGTTGGGCATTGAGGCGGTGGCGGGGGATCTGATTTTGGAGAATCAGCCCTGGTTTAATTTTCGCCAGGAGTCGGAGCGGGTGGGAGAGGCCTTTCGGCTCAGTTTTGATGCACGCCGTTGGACGCCACGTTTGCAACGGGCCCATGAGGGGATGACAGCGGGAACTCCGAGGCCGCAGTTGGAGATTCGTGGGGAGGTTCGCCGCTTGGGAGACTCGCAGACCGATGAGGAGAATGGGGAGAATGGCGAGGTGGCTCGGGTGACGGAACCTCTGCCCTCTCGGGTGACTCTGGTGCGCCATCATTCGTTACCGTTGCTGTCTTGGCTGAAGGTGATGAATGTCCATAGTAATAATGTGATGGCTGACTACTTGGGGGAGAAATTGGGGGGCGGTGCTCGGGTGGCTCAACGGGCGGCTCAGTTGGCCGCGGTGCCGGAAGCGGAAATTCAGTTGATTAACGGCTCAGGTTTGGGTCAGGAGAATCGGGTCTCGCCACGAGCTTCTGTGGCTCTGTTGGGGGCGATTCACCGTCGTCTGGCGCGGCGAGGTCTGACCTTGGCGGATCTGTTTCCGGTGTTTGGTCTGGATGGGGGAACAATGGAAGACCGAGGGATGCCGAAAGGGGCCACGGTGAAGACGGGGACCCTCTGGAATGTGAGTGCGTTGGTGGGGGCAGTGCCGACGCGCGATCGCGGTTTGGTCTGGTTTGCCCTTCTCAATGGTGGAGATGCCTATACGCTGCCGTTTCGTCGTCAGCAGGATGAGTTCCTACATCAGATTCAGGAGCAATGGGGCCAGGGACCTCAGATGAGGGCGCTGCGGGCCGCTTATCCTCCGCCTCGCTTCGGCGATGGCGATCGCCTTGAGGTCCTGGCCCCCTCTGCGCTGGGGGCTAGCCAATCAACAGGGCCATATCCCCTGGCGAGACAAGCAGAGTAG
- a CDS encoding peptidylprolyl isomerase yields the protein MSNFAPLPGSATVVMVVGGQPITIALDGANAPITAGNFADLVSRRFYDNISFHRVVPNFVAQAGDPNSRDPNFPSNLLGRDGFRDPATGATRTIPLEIKPQGAAEALLGLRFRDAGITSPPQLRNDRGTIAMARSQDPNSASSQFYFNLVNSRFLDGDYAVFGAITDGLSVMDNIDVGDRIEAARFVDGILPSRQSAFMDVNSLNFYFNRLERASLPLGFQFLTDGDDFLDITAELSQANPSGFVGLGGDDTILGSPIDDVIYGNQGNDTLTGEAGNNLIRGGQGDDLIMGGSGNDILHGNLGNDTVMGGGGNNFMRGGQGDDVLIGGPGNDVLIGDRGQDTLTGGGGANSFVFRGDTNIGRLDPNAADVVTDFNPAGGDRIILAAATDPATVRFIPSGADVLIQLDNNDFQGRILNSTPEAVQGSTLLVSPGDMALLIG from the coding sequence ATGAGCAACTTTGCGCCTCTACCTGGTTCAGCAACCGTCGTCATGGTTGTGGGGGGACAACCCATCACCATCGCCCTGGATGGTGCAAATGCCCCCATCACCGCCGGAAATTTCGCCGATTTGGTCTCTCGTCGCTTCTATGACAACATCAGCTTTCACCGGGTGGTTCCTAACTTCGTGGCGCAAGCCGGAGACCCCAACAGTCGTGACCCGAACTTTCCCAGCAATCTTTTGGGCCGGGACGGTTTCCGGGACCCAGCTACCGGAGCAACCCGCACCATTCCCCTGGAAATTAAACCGCAGGGAGCGGCCGAAGCCTTACTAGGACTAAGATTTCGAGATGCGGGGATTACGAGCCCTCCCCAACTGCGCAACGATCGCGGCACCATTGCCATGGCCCGCAGTCAAGATCCCAACTCCGCGTCCTCCCAGTTTTACTTTAATCTCGTCAATTCCCGCTTCTTGGATGGGGATTATGCGGTCTTTGGGGCCATTACCGATGGCCTATCGGTGATGGACAATATCGACGTGGGCGATCGCATTGAGGCGGCCCGCTTCGTCGATGGCATCCTACCGTCCCGCCAATCGGCCTTTATGGATGTCAACTCCCTCAATTTCTACTTCAACCGCCTGGAACGGGCCAGCCTCCCCCTCGGCTTCCAATTCTTAACCGATGGCGATGATTTCCTCGATATTACCGCCGAACTCAGTCAAGCCAACCCCTCCGGCTTTGTCGGCCTCGGCGGTGATGACACCATTCTCGGGTCTCCCATCGATGATGTCATTTATGGGAACCAGGGCAACGACACCCTCACGGGAGAAGCGGGCAATAACCTCATTCGCGGCGGTCAAGGGGATGATCTGATCATGGGGGGCAGTGGCAATGATATTCTCCATGGCAACCTCGGCAACGACACCGTCATGGGGGGTGGCGGTAACAACTTTATGCGGGGGGGACAGGGGGATGACGTCCTCATCGGCGGTCCCGGGAACGATGTGCTGATTGGCGATCGCGGCCAAGATACCCTCACCGGAGGGGGTGGGGCCAATAGCTTTGTTTTCCGAGGCGACACCAACATCGGTCGCCTCGACCCCAATGCGGCTGACGTGGTGACCGACTTCAACCCCGCCGGTGGCGATCGCATCATCCTCGCCGCCGCCACCGACCCCGCCACGGTCCGCTTCATCCCCTCAGGGGCAGATGTCCTCATTCAACTGGATAACAACGACTTCCAAGGGCGCATCCTTAACAGCACCCCAGAAGCCGTCCAAGGGTCTACTCTGCTTGTCTCGCCAGGGGATATGGCCCTGTTGATTGGCTAG